The genome window tatccagaatatataaggaatttgcACAACTTGACAGTGAAAATAACATGTAGTCCAATTAAAATATGGTtgaacagtgaaaaaacaaataatccaattaaaaaatgggcaaaagggatgaatatacatttttcaaatacagacatacaaatagccaataggtacatgaaaaaatgctcaacatcactaatcgtcacggaaatgcaaatcaaaccacactgCGATATGATCTCATCCCAGTTATACTGTCCCGAATTTAAAAGAtttagaataacaaatgctggtgaggacttggaaaaccacactgagatatcatctcatcccagttttACAGGCCagtatccaaaagacagaataacaaatgctagaaaggatgtggagaaaggggaaacttcctatgctgttggtgggacagtaaaatAGTAAATCCATTATGGAATAAAGTATgaaggtttctgaaacaactaaaaataaaactactatatgATTTAGCAATCCTGCTTCTGTTCACATACCCAAAGGAAgagaaatcatcattttgaagggatacctgcactccatgttcattgcagctctatttacaatagcccaaatatggaaccaacttaagtgtccatcaatggacaactggataaggaaaatatggtatatacacacaaaggaatactactcagacataaaaaagaatgaaattctatcatttgcaataacatggatgagcttggacaaaattatattaagtgaaataagccagacatagaaagagatatgtcacatgtcctcactcataactgggtgctaagaaggaaagaaggaaacaaagaaggaaagaaaagaccacaataagacattgaatttcagaaggagagaatcagtgtatggttactagaggtggaaggAGTGAGGCGGAGAGCAGTTGAGGAGACATTGGGCAGGGgcacaaagagtaattacaatttgtaataatgaatatgctaatgatattgatttgaCCGACACATGTGATATACGGGTGATGGCAGTCAATACTGTACGCATAAAATACGTTTAATTAACACATTtcagttagaaaaaataaatgtatctttGTTAGTTCCCACAGCTGCTCTATGGAGCATGATAAATTAATtagtataattcttttttttttagtaatgtgCCTCTTAAAAGATATAATCTTGAAAATCTATGTAATTTGTAGAATTTCCAATCAACTTCAAAAATAATTCTTCCTAAATTTAATCTAgaataaattcttatttatatTGCTAAAATAACATAGGCTTCAGCATCCTTAAATTTGTTTAtactgaaaaagatgaaaaaaattgttttttgtatttttgtaatagCAATGTCAACATTTTTTTCACACCACACATATAATATATTAACATCTCTTGAGACCTTATCACCAATGAATATATTATGATAGTTTTAATATTTGACTATGTATGTTCatgtccattttttgtttttgttggtaaATGCGTATCTTGTAATCTCCTTTTTGGCAAGTGAAATTGACAGGCAGTCATTAGAAATATTAACTTTCTCAGTTTCTCAGTTTATAAAAACTTGTTAGCATGATTTATTAAATGACAATTTTATAAtcctgttttaattttatttagttgaatAATCCGATATTATCAAACTTCTGACTTAAGTCGAAGTGGAAGCAACCTAGAAAGAGTTTTGTCCCAATATTACAGCACAAAACCTGATATTTTTGTATaattagatattttgaaatattaaaattattctaaaaaccATAAGATAGCAGAGGTCATTGAGTAAACAAATAACATCCATAGAGTAATTAGTTACAGAATTCCGTTGCTGGATAAGGTAAAATATCTGGAGAGAGGTCCTCCTGATGTACCTGTGCAAAGGAAAGGCCTAAAGCTTCAAATGAATTAGGCATCCAGAATCTTTGGCAAACCAGTCACcacataaaatataaagcaaaacaagAGGAATTCGTTATGTGGTATACTGAGGTAATCACAGTATCAGTAGAACTGAAGCTCCACTCAACTTGCACACTTAATGCTGAGCAAGCAAAGGAAATGAATCGATCACCAGGAAAAATACCATTTCTTTGGTTTCTATTATCCTACAAATTATATTCACtccaaaacaaaaatcacaaggcatacaaaaATGTAGGAGAGAACAACTCTCTATGAAACAGACAAATGAACAGAACTACATCAGATATAAACTAGAttatagaaatattagaaaacaatttaaaattactaCAACTTCTATGGACTCTTGTTGGAAGAGGTGGACaacatacataaacaaatgaggaaTTTCAGCACAGTCTTGGAAACTatgaaacagaataatttaaaaagttagagAGGAGGAATGCTACCACCATGAGAAGGAGGTCCTAGGCAGAGAAGCACCCTGGGTAGAACCAAATCACCCCTGCCATCTTGCTCAGCAGGCAGGAGGAGAGCTGGCACTGTGATAGGGAAGCTCAAGGTAGGGAAGTGTCCCAGTCAGCCCCAATTTACCCCACCAGCCAGTGCCAGAGCTAGGAGGAGCACTGCCAACAGAACAGGGAGGCTTGAACCACTTCCACAGAGGTGATCCAAAACCACTGCTACTACTGCTTCTATTGCCACAAGTGCAGCTTGCCACTGCAGTAGCAGCTgtgaccaccatgcaggtggctcATCAcatactcaactgcattgacaaagGAGAATCACTAGAAGAACCTagaaatagaggaggaagtctttctcctcaaagtccactccagagaaatagaaggaGCAAGTGAGCTACAAgattacaaaaaaatcaatgtcgaaatacaagaaaaatgaaaatttcaggaaaatatgacaccaccaaaggaacatagtaattctcaaatacctgACCCTACGGgacaggaaacctttgaaatgaataaaaaggaattCTAACTAACAACCTTGAGGAatctcaatgagataagagaataCTCAGTAAGACAtcacaatgaaacaagaataaATATCCAGGACACgaaggaggaaattcacaaagagaaTAATACCTTGAAAAggaatgtagtagaactcctggaactgaaatcctcattcaatgaaataaacacaaccGAGAGCTGAAGCGGAATcttacagcaagcagaagaaagaatctctgatttCTAAAAAATTctcttataaaacaaacaaacaaacaaaaaaacaggtagacaaaaataaaaaataaaaaaagggaaaaatattttttttaaaaaggagaaagtatatgagagctagcagacaaacttaagcacaTGTACATTGgtatcatgggtgttccagaaggggaggagaaaggtaaatgcattgaaaatctattcattgTTATAATAatgggaaacttcccaggtatagtgaaatacacagaccttcagatccaggaagctcaaagatccccacacAAATTCAATACAAAAGTATCTCCAGGACACgatatagtcaaactggcaaagctcaaagacagagaaggaatcctaaaagcaaatgaaaaatgcaTCAAGCCACGTATACGTGAGACCCCCGTCAGattaatagcagacttctcaactaaaactctacagagaagcagaaaatgggatgcatgaaggtgggaaaagccacaatgagagaaagaaactgcTCCAACAGTTTTGAGCCTCGGTCACTTCAAAACTGGAGCTGGTGATTaaatggagcaggagctggcaaaagccacagctgtacccttcatatgaagttgcttggaggtggcagtggaCAAGGGAGTCTtgttggcccccaggccagcaagatgaGTAATAGTGTTTTTGTGgacacataggagcaaggagccacaacaactgaagttAAGAAGTCACATTATAATAATTCTTATTATAAGAtaagaatatagaactgcaaggggtgcagtttgcagAAAACACTCAAGTccaaaccagagtttctacacaacccagatgcactGAATCTCACAAGAGCCAGAAATATCTGTAAGGTCAACCAATAAAATATGAGCTGCACcaaagctttccccagggaatctgcagcaaagcagcaatttggctcaaacatagagctcaagtactggtcctcacagcaAAGccccccattttataagtaagaaaaagacaaaaattatttccagtgcagagtttaagtgatttgaacagcaaataatccaacacagaactagaagaaaaaacaaaatccccacagaccagagacaaagcttgatattaactagtaaagttctcaCATCATCCAAGAGCACCTATAAAAGCTAGTAGGACTGGAAGACCCTTGGGCTACCAAGACAGGGACGAGGTCactggggacctcagccatgcaccctgacacccacaaccagcccagcaacaacctcTGAACCACCAGAGGAAGCACTCTgagctctcctgagccagggcagtgtggGGCTGAGGGACTCAGCCACAAACCTTTGACACATGTAACCAGCACAGAAagcccctgggctctcctgagctgcaacagtggggagccaagggccttggccacacccaccagcacccacaaccagccaagtgatgaccaccaagccactgcatcaagtgcctgggctctcctgagctggggcagtggggcaCCAAGTGCCTCTGCCATAGCTCCATGACACCTGTAATCagcacaggaagtgccccaggcccTCCTGAGCTGGGAGATGTGgggggctgagagcctcagccacgcccccttgacaccagcaaccagcccagtgatgactaccaagctgccacaggaagcgctCCAGGCTTCCAATCTGGGGCAGTGTGgtggcaagggcttcagccacacctccctgcCATGTGTACCGAGcctgcccagcaatgaccaagacactgctggaagcccctggtttctcctgaaggaatgaggggggtgccacagaaCTCACCCcacccttccttcttccttcttctccaagcctatttccttccctcttcttctctccccctccctgccaactgctctgcaacagcatcaaagaatgtaaaaaaataatattaacaaataaagaaacttttaaaaagtggaaaataaattaaaaagctagacctaactctatgctgttttcaagagactcacctaacATGTAAAGGCACATACAGACTAAGAGTAGAggcatggaaaaagatacaccacacaaatggaaaccaaaaacaaccaGGAATAGCTACtcttataaaagataaaatagactttaatccaaaatccataaaaagagacaaacctTATCACCGAAAGCataagggacatgaaaatcaactacaaagtCTATTGAGAACTTAAAatacaaaaggggaaaaaaagctgaTAGAAACCACAAATATcatgaaagttaaaaaatttacataatattttaaaataaaaaactggctATTATTTCTCTGTAACACTTTTATCCCTATATTTTTGGCCACACAATctttgaccatcttttcatgtgacAAGTACGTAATATTATGTcttacagagaaaacagaaagataattCAGTgtttcctctaaaaaaaaaagagacaaaggaattcactatataatgataaagggatctactcagcaagaagacacaacaataatcaatataaattcacccaatactggagcaacCAGGTATATGTCAATGACAATTAGACTTAAAGAGATACAAATCCCCCTGAAATAAGTGTGGGGGGCCTGTGCACCCTTCTCTCAGAGCTGTAGAGATCTTCTAGGAAacgaatcaacagagaaatgcacGATTTAAACTACAGCTTGATCAACTACACTTGGGAGAGATCTATGCTAGCCTCTTAAAATGAACtgggaaatatttctttttattcaaccCACAGAAAAATTATGCATGATATTAGAATTcagtgaaaaatagaaaaggtttttatttcacaaaaagtttacaattataaatttcaatttctctaAGATTGGTAGGAAGATTAAAATCTCTATTTATTCTTGAGTCCattcattttattgttctttttaagaCTTCATCCAGTATATCAAAGTATTCAAATTTGCTGATACAATATTCTTCATAATAGTCTCCTTCTAAAATTGGCAGGATCTGTAATGATTCCctcttttcattattaaaattagttatttttgCCTTATCTCTGTCTTCTTGttctatttattacattttatttcttcagatttttttcttttattttactgaaactaCACATCACTTTCTATCCAGAGGCTTTTTATTCCGTTAGCACAAGTGTGTTTAGTTCATGCATAGGCCAACATGGAACCTCCAAAAATGGGTCTCAGTGAATGATACTTGTAGAGAGTGAATAAATACTTCAACTTCATCATCTCTAGATGAGAAAAGCTAGAGATAGGTTGTTCACAGTCTTTCCAAGGTGCCCAGTGTGGCTAATATGCTAAGCTAAGTTGAATAGGCAGCATTGATGAATGGATTATTTTTTGGACACCTGCGTCTTAATCTGCATGGACAACTTTGGACTACTAACGAAATCAACCTAGGAAAGACTGTAAAGAATCATTGGAACATGTATGAGACAGGCATGTAGTGACTACTATACAGTATAGCTCATACTAactataaattacaaaaatacacaagaaatacAAGCAAGCAATGTAATGAACAAACttcaaaaaaagttaaattgatataatcaagtgttgacaaggatgtggaattaacaaattttttaaaattctgagtaTAAGTGTAAAGTTAATCCAAACCTTTGGAAACCTCTGTGGAAGTACATTTCTTGGTATATAATCAAAAGAAACACATTTGcatcaaagaaagagaaaagaatgctcAGAATAACACTATTTCTAATTGTCTCAAGCTGAAAATAACTTATATGTCcataaaaaaccaaatatttttgttatatatttaattaatattatacagaaatgaaaaaaaagaccATAACTGCCCATACTCAGAACAACAGCATGAAATTTCATACCCATAATGTTAAACAAGAAAAGGCAAACACCATGTGTATAAATCGTAGTGTTTTATTAATACAATGTTTACACATAGGCAAAATTAGTCCATATTAATGTGTCTGAATAGATGTTACTCTTAAGAAGTACTTAAGGGGGGGGCATTCTGTATGCTTCCAACCAATATTTTGGAAATGACTGATATTAAGCTGAGATTATGGGTTTCAGAGGAAGTATATCAATCACATCATATCAGGGGTACATGATGTGCACATCATATCACTGCTGATGATAACTTTTATCTTGTACCTTATGTAGTGTTtgccagatttctccactgtacATTTCAGTACAAAAATTAAACTGCTGTTAACATGATACCAGCTACTTAagaatacttatttatttatttattttttcttatttggtaACTATTCCGTAATGTAGTCTTCAATGAACATGTATGATTTCAGCAATTCAATACTTGACAGCAGTTAATGGAATAGATATGGTGAATTAATTATCCttaataatttacaaaaatgCATCTCTCACAATGACACCAGACACAGTGTTTCAACAAATTGAGTGTTTGGAGGCCCATTGAGGAATACCCCAATTATAATTCCCTGAGGTCTACATCTCCATAGTCATGGGGGCAGGTATAAGACCCAGAGTTAAGTGGAGTTACAACTGTGTATTCAGCCTTCAGTTTTTTCCATGTACTCTCTGAGACTTCTTATGTCCTGAAAATGAAATCCCATTTTACCAGCACCTTCATTGAAATGTACCGCCGCTTTCATTGCCAATCCCAAGCCTGTTGCTATCTTAAGGAATGTTTGATTACTGAGAAGAAAACTGCCTGAGATTCATTAATTATAAAAGGGTATCCTCAGTAAATTAATCAAGAATTTCTGGTTTCAGGTTAGttcatttgtcttttgacatCTTTCAACTGAGGTGGAAAACGTGGAGGGCTAGTTCATATAGATTACTCTAAAAATTCCATATGTCTCTATTTATGTGCAGggacattttaattttcactaaCAAGGCATGAATTATTTATtagaattaaatttatattacaGAAACTGGCAACAGTGGAATCACTGATGGAAAATGGAAACATGTTGCAGAAAGTGGGGTATTTGTTGATGTTGAACACCCTAGGCCTGGTTTTGATTTGAGTACAAGTCTTTTTCTAACCATTGGTGGTAGAAAGTTATTTGAAATTGCCAAGGCTTAAATATCAAGTATTTATCTGtgtatctttttgttatttaccTAATAAGTGTGCCAAATAGCCAGAGTAGTAATTTTAGGATTTACTAATATGATAAAATGTTGAGGGGGATTCATTTATTAAAAGTGTGAACAATGGttaatatttaaagtgtatatacACTGGCCCACTTGCTACTGGAAATAATATGCTCGTGATAAATGCTTTGTGTCAGGTTGCTTATAGTGCCTGTAAAGGTAGAAACTCATGGGGCTGAGTCAGGAGTCCAAACTTGTCCTAGGTAAACCTGAAAAGATGGAAGAAATTATACATGCATTTCTGCTGCAGCCTCATGTGTATATCTTCATTCATTCTGCTTCACACATTACGAGACCTTTCTTTTTATGTCCTCCCTACTTTCACCTGTTATCTTCCCTAAGTTTGCCaaatcagggatttttttttttttattggttaagGAATGTGCAATTTTAATTGTGTAATTTTTGTTGTGTAGtagaacatattttttatgaaaatattgttGATAATattaaggtatatatatatacacacacacatatgtatatatattaggatatatatatatatatatgtatatatcagaaAGGTTAACCTAAAGCACCTAAAGTTAATAAtcagttaataaaaattttattgattatctttatttaataaataatgtaagttaaacaaaatgttaataaaagacacatgaaaatacaGCAGGTGGCAATGTGCATTGAGGAAGGTTTTAATGGAGGGTATGGAAACATCTAATTGATGAGATTCTGTCACAAACTCTGAAACACTAGACAGAAGCTATGGGCCAGGTAAATTTTGAGGGTTATCCAAAGTCTTAAATTCTATGTTTATTTGATCTTGTATTATGcctagaaaagacagaaaatgcaaAAACTATTAATACTAATATTCATGCACCACCAATCGCTGTGCCAAGCCATCTTCTTGAACTTTAGTGTCATTCTTAGAATGATGACAAGGTTCTTTGTGCTTCTGTTCTGTCTCTCTTGCCTCTGTTTTGTATAATTTCCTTTGAAccattaatttcttttcctgttctaTATTAACAATACTGGCAAGtgctgattttcaacaaaaggataattaatatatattttccacaCCACTTGTTCTCACCCTTTAGCATGCATCAAAACCACCTGGAGGCCAGGTTAAACTGCAAAGTGTGGGCCACATCccagagttttataattttcaagtcTCATAATGAGGTTGCAGAATTTGGAATCCTAAGAAAttccaggtgctgctgctgctgctgtttgggGACTGCAATTTGAGAACCACTCTTCTGTGTCACACTTCACAGAACACTTGAAGCCTCtttcctgtctctgtgtctcctttCTGTCTTCAGTCTGCTtcccagaaataattttttgttgttgttattttatccAACAGGAATCATGACGTTATCTGAAGGAAATCAAAGCAGCACATTCACTTTTACTCTCCTGGGTTTTTCAGAATACCCAGAATTTCAGGTTCCACtctttctggttttcttgtcCATCTACACAGTCACTGTGGTGGGGAATTTGGGCATGATAATCATCATCAAGGTCAATTCAAAACTCCACACAATCATGTACTTTTTCCTGAGTCACTTGTCCTTTATAGATTTCTGTTATTCCACCGTAGTTACACCGAAACTGTTGGAGAACTTGGTTGTGGAAGACAGAACCATCTCTTTCTCAGGCTGCATCACACAATTTTGTTTCACTTGCAGTTTTGGAGTGACAGAAACTATCATGCTGGCAGCGATGGCCTATGACAGTTTTGTGGCTGTTTGTAACCCCTTGCTCTATAGCACTACTATGTCTCAGAAGCTTTGTGCTCTTCTGGTGGGTGGGTCCTACACATGGGGTATAGTGTGTTCCCTGACACTCACATATTTTCTTCTTACACTGTCCTATTGTAAGTCTAGCATCATGAATAATTTTATCTGTGAGTACTCTGTTATTATCTCTGTCTCCTGCTCAGACCCCTATATCACCCAGATGCTATGTTTTATTATTGCTGTATTCAATGAGGTGAGCAGCCTGATGATTATTCTCATGTCATATATACTCATTTTCATCACTGTTCTGAAGATACCTTCTGCAAGTGGGCGCCAGAAaaccttctccacctgtgcctcccacctgactGCCATCACCATCTTCCACGGAACCATCCTTTTCCTTTACTGTGTTCCTAACCCTGAAACTTCTTCACTTGTAGTTAAAGTGGCTTCTGTGTTTTATACAGTGGTGATTCCCATGCTGAACCCATTGATCTACAACCTTAGGAACAAAGATGTGAAGGACACATTCAAAAAATTAGTTGTCACCAAATTGCTTTGTTACTCATTATGCTATTTTTAGACTTATTTTATTGATGTAAAAGTAGTTTACTATGCTACTGATTTCCCAACTCTTACAGTGCAAGTGGTATTCCAATTATTTAATCAACCCATTATTGGTTAATAAAGGGTTATTAAAATTgactacaatatatattgagaagtaaagataataaaatagatatttggTTATATATCTATGGCAGAACAACATTatgattattgatttttgtttacatCGATGTTTAGTGAAATAGCCGATAGCCATTTAAAtcacaaactaaaacaaaaacaaaaaccttaaaatttGGACCATCTGtagcaatatttataaattatttttaaatactttatatcctagaattttatatgtgtttttctAAAGTA of Cynocephalus volans isolate mCynVol1 chromosome 4, mCynVol1.pri, whole genome shotgun sequence contains these proteins:
- the LOC134376545 gene encoding olfactory receptor 5D13-like, whose translation is MTLSEGNQSSTFTFTLLGFSEYPEFQVPLFLVFLSIYTVTVVGNLGMIIIIKVNSKLHTIMYFFLSHLSFIDFCYSTVVTPKLLENLVVEDRTISFSGCITQFCFTCSFGVTETIMLAAMAYDSFVAVCNPLLYSTTMSQKLCALLVGGSYTWGIVCSLTLTYFLLTLSYCKSSIMNNFICEYSVIISVSCSDPYITQMLCFIIAVFNEVSSLMIILMSYILIFITVLKIPSASGRQKTFSTCASHLTAITIFHGTILFLYCVPNPETSSLVVKVASVFYTVVIPMLNPLIYNLRNKDVKDTFKKLVVTKLLCYSLCYF